The DNA window TGAAGCTTATTTTTTATGTGATCATTTTCTATTGATAAAATTACAAATTCATGTGGTGCGATCAAGCAAAATGCCAGATTTTCAGCAACGATATATACATTTTCATTCTGCGGTGGTCTCTAATACCCGGCTTGTTGTATGATTGTTGGAAAGAACCGGAATACCCACTTCCATCAAATATCCACCAGAATACGTCTGGTTCGGAATCCCCAATTTTCGGGCATTATCCGGCATATTGATTTTTACTATTCTGTACATTTTACCAGATACAAGTCCTTTAAGGTGCACCGACTACAAGGTCATCACATAATGTGGATACATAATGTAGGTAAACAATACAGCTTTGCTTTTATCTTTTGATGCATACATCACTACCTATGCATAAGGCGAACCAATCAATATGTATCCCCGTTAAACACCATATCCTGAAAACGATTAAAATTCCGCAAGGTCTGGCGGCATAAATTAAGTCCACTGTCTGACAAGCTGTTAATCCAGATATCGAAACCGGTTTACACATCATTGCCACATCCAAACGATACTTCAATGGTTGTTAACTCCAGTTGGTAACATATGCTGCCATACTTTTGGCCGGGAAAAATGAGAAAATCCCATTGGTATTATCGCTGGGACAGAATTCTGTAAAATATTTCAAATTTCAAGATTGAAGGTAATTTTTAGTGAATTATTTTCATAACCAGCATATCTAAGATTAAATATTATCGAATCATTCATAATTTTTTTCCATCCATATTATTGTACCAATAATTTTACCGCTTTCCCGTATATTCCCTGTTGCGTAAATATAGAGATCAGATAAATACCGGGAGTAAGATCTATACCATAGAGGGTTAACGTATTTTTACCAAGCTCTATGTTTTGAATGGATGTCAATACGGTACGACTGGTCATATCCATTATTTTAACCGATATAGAACCTGATCTGTCAGAGTAAATATCGAGATGTAAAGTTCCACCCCTTTGAAGCGGGTTCGGATATAAAGCTATACTTTGCATATTTGCAGGAGTAGTTTCTACTCCCGTAGGAATATCAACAACATCAGGTGTGTTTTTATTGATGGTATAACTGAGACTTGAACCGTTATAAGGAGCGACAGGCAGGGTACATACCAGTTCTTTTTTTCCAT is part of the Bacteroidales bacterium genome and encodes:
- a CDS encoding GH36 C-terminal domain-containing protein produces the protein MHLKGLVSGKMYRIVKINMPDNARKLGIPNQTYSGGYLMEVGIPVLSNNHTTSRVLETTAE